Proteins encoded within one genomic window of Ursus arctos isolate Adak ecotype North America unplaced genomic scaffold, UrsArc2.0 scaffold_9, whole genome shotgun sequence:
- the MRFAP1 gene encoding MORF4 family-associated protein 1, producing MRPLDIVELAEPEEVEVLEPEEDFEQFLLPVINEMREDIAALTREHGRAYMRNRSKLWEMDNMLIQIKTQVEASEESALNHLQNPSDGVEGRAAKRCEKAEEKAKEIAKMAEMLVELVRRIERSESS from the coding sequence ATGCGGCCCTTGGACATCGTCGAGCTGGCGGAGCCGGAGGAGGTGGAAGTGCTGGAGCCCGAGGAGGATTTCGAGCAGTTCCTGCTTCCAGTCATCAACGAGATGCGGGAGGACATCGCGGCCCTCACCCGGGAGCACGGCAGAGCCTACATGCGGAACAGGAGCAAGCTGTGGGAGATGGACAATATGCTCATCCAAATAAAAACGCAGGTGGAGGCCTCGGAGGAGAGCGCCCTGAACCATCTGCAGAACCCCAGCGACGGCGTGGAGGGCAGAGCGGCCAAGAGGTGCGAGAAGGCCGAGGAGAAGGCCAAGGAGATCGCGAAGATGGCAGAGATGCTGGTGGAGCTGGTGCGGCGGATAGAGAGAAGCGAGTCGTCCTGA